One window of the Anaeromyxobacter dehalogenans 2CP-C genome contains the following:
- a CDS encoding OmpA family protein, with protein MNKTSLRLTAAVTAVLLFAGCQTAGKRTAIGAGAGGLAGAGVGALLGGKKGALIGAGVGALAGGSVGLYLDKQHKELEKIAETKRTENGLLVEMKGDILFDSGSSALKPEAIGKLEQMGDILAKYGDDRIRIEGYTDSTGSKSMNEELSLRRADAVKRVLVGRGVQEKQITALGMGPVRPVADNGSATGRAQNRRVELHIDVPNAT; from the coding sequence ATGAACAAGACCTCGCTTCGCCTCACCGCGGCCGTGACCGCGGTCCTGCTGTTCGCCGGCTGCCAGACGGCCGGCAAGCGCACCGCCATCGGCGCCGGCGCGGGCGGCCTCGCGGGCGCGGGCGTGGGCGCCCTCCTCGGCGGCAAGAAGGGCGCGCTCATCGGCGCCGGCGTCGGCGCGCTCGCCGGCGGCTCGGTGGGCCTGTACCTCGACAAGCAGCACAAGGAGCTCGAGAAGATCGCCGAGACCAAGCGGACCGAGAACGGCCTGCTGGTCGAGATGAAGGGCGACATCCTGTTCGACTCCGGCAGCTCCGCGCTGAAGCCGGAGGCGATCGGCAAGCTCGAGCAGATGGGCGACATCCTCGCCAAGTACGGCGACGACCGCATCCGCATCGAGGGCTACACCGACTCGACCGGCTCGAAGTCGATGAACGAGGAGCTGTCGCTCCGCCGCGCGGACGCGGTGAAGCGCGTGCTCGTCGGCCGCGGCGTGCAGGAGAAGCAGATCACCGCGCTCGGCATGGGCCCGGTGCGCCCGGTGGCGGACAACGGCTCGGCGACGGGCCGCGCGCAGAACCGGCGCGTGGAGCTGCACATCGACGTTCCGAACGCGACCTGA
- the plsY gene encoding glycerol-3-phosphate 1-O-acyltransferase PlsY, which yields MSPDLLGAVLVAAGYLAGSIPFGVVLGRLVLGVDVRTVGSGNIGATNVARAGGKKMGVLVLVLDAAKAIVPILLARRLLAGAPHAEAWSTAVAVAAFVGHLFPVWLGFKGGKGVATGLGIFAVLAPWAALAGLVGYAVAYGLTRISSVGSLTGTALCAAGGFATYGVRHPVPWAGLAIALLIFLRHRENIRRLVRGEEKKV from the coding sequence GTGAGCCCGGACCTGCTCGGCGCCGTCCTGGTCGCGGCCGGCTACCTGGCCGGCTCGATCCCGTTCGGCGTGGTGCTGGGGCGCCTCGTGCTCGGCGTGGACGTGCGCACGGTCGGCTCCGGCAACATCGGCGCGACCAACGTCGCGCGCGCCGGCGGCAAGAAGATGGGCGTCCTGGTGCTGGTCCTCGACGCCGCCAAGGCCATCGTGCCGATCCTGCTGGCGCGCCGCCTCCTCGCCGGCGCGCCGCACGCCGAGGCCTGGTCCACCGCCGTCGCGGTGGCCGCGTTCGTCGGCCACCTGTTCCCGGTGTGGCTCGGCTTCAAGGGCGGCAAGGGCGTCGCGACCGGCCTCGGCATCTTCGCGGTGCTGGCCCCCTGGGCCGCGCTGGCCGGGCTCGTCGGCTACGCCGTCGCCTACGGCCTGACGCGGATCTCGTCGGTGGGCTCGCTCACCGGCACCGCCCTCTGCGCCGCCGGCGGCTTCGCGACGTACGGCGTCCGCCACCCGGTCCCCTGGGCCGGCCTGGCGATCGCGCTCCTCATCTTCCTGCGCCACCGCGAGAACATCCGCCGGCTGGTGCGCGGCGAGGAAAAGAAGGTCTAG
- a CDS encoding DUF2752 domain-containing protein, with translation MIGWRRTGRFGHAEVFALVGALTFLVARFVPVLSFHYTCPLKGMAGIPCATCGMTHAFVHLAHGDVGAALGASPLGAALAGGIWLLSAADLVRAAAGWPLPVPSPRAARTAVALGVVALLANWAWLVARGGAA, from the coding sequence GTGATCGGCTGGCGGCGCACCGGGCGGTTCGGGCACGCGGAGGTGTTCGCGCTCGTCGGCGCGCTCACGTTCCTGGTGGCGCGCTTCGTGCCGGTGCTCTCGTTCCACTACACCTGCCCGCTCAAGGGGATGGCCGGGATCCCCTGCGCCACCTGCGGCATGACCCACGCGTTCGTGCACCTCGCCCACGGCGACGTCGGGGCCGCGCTCGGCGCGAGCCCGCTCGGCGCCGCGCTCGCGGGCGGGATCTGGCTGCTCTCCGCGGCCGACCTGGTCCGCGCCGCGGCGGGCTGGCCGCTGCCGGTCCCGTCGCCGCGCGCCGCCCGCACCGCGGTCGCGCTCGGCGTGGTCGCGCTGCTCGCGAACTGGGCGTGGCTCGTCGCCCGCGGAGGCGCCGCGTGA
- a CDS encoding YIP1 family protein has protein sequence MLARCARCQATFTTDRFGRQSCPHCGAELLLADPGAPPPAPAEPAPPAAPPAAEPPPPPAPAPASGPSEPGGPVWGAPPPPPPGGELPPPPPPPPGGYGAPPPAWGPPPPSGAPGGWGPPPPPPPMPSGPELAAPFAERERRGFLSTYFETWKLAAIEPARFFRQVRVDQPGSAVLFAVISYAFGVAVQSLFNWLSGQQMVAVMEQLAGRMPPGQAEIIRNFVQRGTGAIVLGEVLLAPLLGLVALYVTAGAIHLLLVLFGGARRGFPATLTAVGYTFGVFALLAVPGCGGLIAPIWWLVAVVIGLSEAQRCGTGRAAAAVLTPALLLCVCCCLGPLGMLLGGALGGFSELGHGPAIDL, from the coding sequence ATGCTCGCTCGCTGCGCCCGCTGCCAGGCGACGTTCACCACCGACCGCTTCGGCCGGCAGTCCTGTCCGCACTGCGGCGCGGAGCTGCTCCTCGCCGATCCCGGCGCCCCGCCGCCGGCGCCCGCCGAGCCCGCTCCGCCCGCCGCGCCACCCGCGGCCGAGCCCCCTCCGCCGCCCGCCCCCGCGCCCGCCTCGGGCCCCTCGGAGCCGGGCGGGCCGGTGTGGGGCGCACCCCCGCCTCCGCCGCCCGGCGGCGAGCTCCCGCCGCCGCCTCCGCCCCCGCCCGGCGGCTACGGCGCCCCGCCGCCGGCCTGGGGCCCGCCGCCGCCCTCCGGCGCGCCGGGCGGCTGGGGCCCGCCGCCGCCTCCGCCGCCCATGCCCTCCGGCCCGGAGCTGGCGGCCCCGTTCGCCGAGCGCGAGCGGCGCGGGTTCCTCTCCACGTACTTCGAGACCTGGAAGCTCGCGGCGATCGAGCCGGCGCGCTTCTTCCGCCAGGTGCGGGTGGACCAGCCCGGCAGCGCGGTGCTGTTCGCGGTGATCTCCTACGCGTTCGGCGTCGCGGTCCAGTCGCTCTTCAACTGGCTCTCCGGGCAGCAGATGGTGGCCGTGATGGAGCAGCTCGCCGGCCGCATGCCCCCGGGCCAGGCCGAGATCATCCGCAACTTCGTGCAGCGCGGGACCGGCGCCATCGTGCTCGGGGAGGTGCTGCTCGCGCCGTTGCTCGGGCTCGTCGCGCTCTACGTCACGGCCGGCGCGATCCACCTCCTGCTGGTCCTGTTCGGCGGCGCCCGGCGCGGGTTCCCGGCCACGCTCACCGCGGTCGGCTACACGTTCGGCGTGTTCGCGCTGCTGGCCGTGCCGGGCTGCGGCGGGCTGATCGCGCCGATCTGGTGGCTGGTGGCGGTGGTGATCGGCCTCTCCGAGGCCCAGCGCTGCGGGACCGGCCGCGCCGCCGCGGCGGTGCTGACCCCGGCGCTGCTCCTGTGCGTCTGCTGCTGCCTCGGGCCGCTCGGCATGCTGCTGGGCGGCGCGCTCGGCGGGTTCTCCGAGCTCGGGCACGGCCCGGCCATCGACCTGTGA
- the nuoK gene encoding NADH-quinone oxidoreductase subunit NuoK, whose product MPVEYYLWLASILFGIGLLGVLTKRNALILMMSVELMLNAANLTFLAFARRSGDVAGHAIAFFVIAVAAAEAAVGLAVVIAIYRSRGAINVDEVRVLSE is encoded by the coding sequence ATGCCGGTCGAGTACTACCTCTGGCTCGCCTCGATCCTGTTCGGCATCGGCCTGCTCGGCGTGCTCACCAAGCGCAACGCGCTCATCCTGATGATGAGCGTGGAGCTCATGCTGAACGCGGCCAACCTCACGTTCCTCGCGTTCGCCCGCCGGAGCGGGGACGTCGCCGGGCACGCCATCGCGTTCTTCGTGATCGCGGTGGCGGCCGCCGAGGCGGCGGTCGGCCTGGCGGTGGTCATCGCCATCTACCGCAGCCGCGGCGCCATCAACGTGGACGAGGTCCGGGTCCTCTCCGAGTAG
- a CDS encoding NADH-quinone oxidoreductase subunit J family protein, translating to MSVTAEQVTFWVFAIPLVATAIGVIMSRSPVYAAMNLVAAFFFLAGIYVLLVAHLIAFMQILVYAGAVMVLFLFVIMLLSLGDEHLIKEPRRAMQLIGALGVVLLVAVLASAIAQARTSELATLAADFGTVKAVGRVLYTQFLLPFEVTSLLLLVAIVGAVVVAKERI from the coding sequence ATGAGCGTCACGGCAGAGCAGGTCACCTTCTGGGTGTTCGCCATCCCGCTGGTCGCCACCGCGATCGGCGTGATCATGTCCCGCAGCCCGGTGTACGCCGCGATGAACCTCGTCGCCGCGTTCTTCTTCCTGGCCGGGATCTACGTCCTCCTCGTCGCGCACCTCATCGCGTTCATGCAGATCCTGGTGTACGCGGGCGCGGTGATGGTGCTGTTCCTGTTCGTGATCATGCTGCTCTCGCTCGGCGACGAGCACCTGATCAAGGAGCCGCGGCGCGCCATGCAGCTCATCGGCGCGCTCGGCGTGGTGCTGCTCGTGGCGGTGCTCGCCTCGGCCATCGCGCAGGCGCGCACGAGCGAGCTCGCCACGCTCGCCGCCGACTTCGGCACCGTGAAGGCGGTCGGCCGGGTGCTCTACACCCAGTTCCTCCTGCCGTTCGAGGTCACCAGCCTCCTGCTGCTCGTGGCGATCGTGGGCGCGGTGGTCGTGGCCAAGGAGCGGATCTAA
- the nuoF gene encoding NADH-quinone oxidoreductase subunit NuoF — MSETLILSKRWGKPDSASLASYRADGGYGALDKAMGADPAAIVDEVKKSNLRGRGGAGFATGLKWTFLPKDVRPRYLTVNADESEPGTFKDRYIIEHDPHMLIEGIALTCYALDIHLAYVYIRGEFAKQARILEQAIQEARDAGILGPRLLGKKDFPLDIHVHRGAGAYICGEESALLESLEGKKGYPRLKPPFPAVVGLWGKPTIINNVETIANVPWIVANGGAAFAALGVGKSGGTRLFGVSGHVNRPGVYEKPVHYNLKKLIMEDAGGIVGGRKLKAVIPGGSSAPVLAAHEIDISLEFDAVKAAGSMSGSGGVIVFDESVCLVRALARIAKFYAEESCGQCTPCREGTSWMEGILEKIEHGHATAADVEKLEQVAGNIAGNTICALGDAAAMPVQSFLKKFKPEFLRHVEAHRCPMGESGWGLDQSSRDALVGAVRY, encoded by the coding sequence GTGAGCGAGACGCTCATCCTCTCGAAGCGCTGGGGCAAGCCGGACTCCGCCTCGCTCGCCTCGTACCGGGCCGACGGCGGCTACGGCGCGCTCGACAAGGCCATGGGCGCCGACCCGGCCGCCATCGTGGACGAGGTGAAGAAGTCGAACCTGCGCGGCCGCGGCGGCGCGGGCTTCGCGACCGGCCTCAAGTGGACGTTCCTGCCGAAGGACGTCCGCCCGCGTTACCTGACGGTGAACGCGGACGAGTCCGAGCCGGGCACGTTCAAGGACCGCTACATCATCGAGCACGATCCGCACATGCTGATCGAGGGGATCGCGCTCACCTGCTACGCGCTCGACATCCACCTCGCCTACGTCTACATCCGCGGCGAGTTCGCGAAGCAGGCGCGCATCCTCGAGCAGGCCATCCAGGAGGCGCGCGACGCCGGCATCCTCGGCCCGCGCCTGCTCGGCAAGAAGGACTTCCCGCTCGACATCCACGTGCACCGCGGCGCCGGCGCGTACATCTGCGGCGAGGAGTCCGCGCTGCTCGAGTCGCTCGAGGGCAAGAAGGGCTACCCGCGCCTGAAGCCGCCGTTCCCGGCGGTGGTGGGCCTGTGGGGCAAGCCGACCATCATCAACAACGTCGAGACCATCGCGAACGTCCCCTGGATCGTCGCGAACGGCGGGGCGGCGTTCGCCGCGCTCGGCGTGGGCAAGTCGGGCGGCACGCGCCTGTTCGGCGTCTCGGGCCACGTGAACCGGCCGGGCGTCTACGAGAAGCCGGTCCACTACAACCTGAAGAAGCTGATCATGGAGGACGCGGGCGGGATCGTCGGCGGCCGCAAGCTGAAGGCGGTCATCCCCGGCGGCTCCTCCGCGCCGGTGCTCGCCGCGCACGAGATCGACATCTCGCTCGAGTTCGACGCGGTGAAGGCGGCCGGGTCGATGTCCGGCTCCGGCGGCGTGATCGTGTTCGACGAGTCGGTGTGCCTGGTCCGGGCGCTGGCCCGCATCGCGAAGTTCTACGCCGAGGAGAGCTGCGGCCAGTGCACCCCCTGCCGCGAGGGCACCTCGTGGATGGAGGGCATCCTCGAGAAGATCGAGCACGGGCACGCGACCGCCGCCGACGTGGAGAAGCTCGAGCAGGTGGCCGGCAACATCGCCGGGAACACCATCTGCGCGCTGGGCGACGCGGCGGCCATGCCGGTGCAGTCGTTCCTGAAGAAGTTCAAGCCGGAGTTCCTGCGGCACGTCGAGGCGCACCGCTGCCCCATGGGCGAGAGCGGCTGGGGCCTCGACCAGTCCTCGCGTGATGCCCTCGTCGGGGCGGTGAGGTACTAG
- a CDS encoding complex I 24 kDa subunit family protein, translated as MTNPASVGAVEELPREKVEHFDRELAGILNRYPPDRKAAAMIPALRLGQEIFGYLSPAVQRLAAERLGTSPARAEEVATFYVMFHTEPPARHVVEVCTNVSCCLTGGERIFEHLKKKLELANGQSTRDGRITLREVECLGSCGTAPAMLVDEEMHERLTIQKVDQIVGGLK; from the coding sequence ATGACGAACCCTGCGTCGGTTGGTGCGGTCGAAGAACTGCCCCGTGAGAAGGTCGAGCATTTCGACCGGGAGCTGGCGGGGATCCTGAACCGGTACCCGCCCGATCGGAAGGCTGCCGCCATGATTCCCGCCCTCCGCCTGGGGCAGGAGATCTTCGGCTATCTGTCCCCGGCGGTACAGCGCCTGGCCGCGGAGCGGCTCGGCACGTCGCCGGCGCGCGCCGAAGAGGTCGCGACCTTCTACGTGATGTTCCACACCGAGCCCCCGGCCCGGCACGTGGTCGAGGTCTGCACCAACGTCTCCTGCTGCCTGACCGGCGGCGAGCGCATCTTCGAGCACCTGAAGAAGAAGCTCGAGCTCGCGAACGGGCAGAGCACCCGCGACGGCCGCATCACGCTCCGCGAGGTGGAGTGCCTCGGCTCCTGCGGCACGGCTCCGGCCATGCTGGTGGACGAGGAGATGCACGAGCGGCTCACCATCCAGAAGGTCGATCAGATCGTCGGAGGGCTCAAGTGA
- a CDS encoding TIGR02266 family protein, translating to MTEGREQRRDPRVPLVLRVEYPGVPNAVRDATENLSAGGLFIRTERELEPGTRIPLQISFPGLLAPFEVEVEVVRRRPPGEAGPAGVAVQIPPDRAADRQKLAQLAETARNARGRTKGGYRVLVVEDNPHVVEMYEYALRRLRSGSDALDVSVEFATNGQQALERLAAPPAVDLVLTDLFMPVMDGFALIERIRADARLGELPIMVISAGAADARTRAIDLGVDVYLQKPVQFVDVMSTVRTLLHVRG from the coding sequence ATGACCGAGGGACGAGAGCAGCGCCGCGACCCACGCGTTCCACTCGTCCTTAGGGTCGAGTACCCCGGCGTTCCCAACGCCGTCCGGGACGCCACCGAGAACCTCTCCGCCGGGGGTCTGTTCATCCGGACCGAGCGCGAGCTGGAGCCAGGCACGCGGATTCCCCTGCAGATCTCCTTCCCGGGGCTCCTCGCCCCCTTCGAGGTCGAGGTCGAGGTGGTGCGCCGCCGGCCGCCGGGGGAGGCGGGGCCCGCCGGCGTGGCGGTGCAGATCCCGCCGGACCGGGCCGCCGATCGGCAGAAGCTCGCGCAGCTCGCCGAGACGGCGCGCAACGCGCGCGGCCGGACGAAGGGCGGCTACCGGGTGCTGGTGGTGGAGGACAACCCGCACGTCGTCGAGATGTACGAGTACGCGCTCCGGCGCCTGCGCAGCGGGAGCGACGCGCTCGACGTGTCGGTCGAGTTCGCCACGAACGGCCAGCAGGCCCTGGAGCGGCTCGCCGCCCCGCCGGCGGTGGACCTCGTGCTCACCGACCTGTTCATGCCGGTGATGGACGGCTTCGCGCTCATCGAGCGGATCCGCGCCGACGCCCGGCTCGGCGAGCTGCCGATCATGGTGATCAGCGCAGGCGCCGCCGACGCGCGCACCCGCGCCATCGACCTGGGCGTGGACGTGTACCTGCAGAAGCCGGTGCAGTTCGTGGACGTGATGAGCACCGTCCGCACGCTGCTGCACGTGCGCGGCTAG
- a CDS encoding GNAT family N-acetyltransferase, translating into MPISVVPADTEPLRRLALALRDEVFVAEQGVPIELEHDAEDATAFHVVALDAGRCVGTGRLVRQEGGVGRVGRMAVARDRRRDGVGGLVLQALEARARTEGLAEIELHAQRYVEAFYRRHGYVPEGAPFQEAGIEHVVMRKRL; encoded by the coding sequence ATGCCGATCTCCGTCGTCCCCGCCGACACCGAGCCGCTGCGCCGGCTCGCCCTCGCGCTCCGCGACGAGGTCTTCGTGGCGGAGCAGGGCGTGCCGATCGAGCTCGAGCACGACGCCGAGGACGCGACCGCGTTCCACGTGGTCGCGCTCGACGCGGGCCGCTGCGTCGGCACCGGGCGGCTGGTGCGGCAGGAGGGCGGGGTGGGGCGCGTGGGCCGCATGGCGGTCGCGCGCGACCGGCGCCGCGACGGCGTGGGCGGCCTGGTGCTCCAGGCGCTCGAGGCGCGGGCGCGCACCGAGGGGCTCGCCGAGATCGAGCTGCACGCGCAGCGCTACGTGGAGGCGTTCTACCGGCGCCACGGCTACGTCCCCGAGGGCGCGCCGTTCCAGGAGGCCGGGATCGAGCACGTGGTGATGCGCAAGCGGCTGTGA
- a CDS encoding HU family DNA-binding protein, whose product MTQAQFFQAVAEGSQVSKAQVRAVFEAVEEVVTKRLKAEGKIPLGGLGAVKLVDRKARIGRNPATGEQIKIPARTAIKLTPAKALKDIFNKKAKK is encoded by the coding sequence ATGACGCAGGCTCAGTTCTTCCAGGCGGTGGCCGAGGGCTCGCAGGTCTCGAAGGCGCAGGTGCGCGCGGTGTTCGAGGCGGTCGAGGAGGTGGTGACGAAGCGGCTGAAGGCCGAGGGGAAGATCCCGCTCGGCGGGCTCGGGGCGGTCAAGCTCGTGGACCGCAAGGCCCGCATCGGCCGCAACCCGGCCACGGGCGAGCAGATCAAGATCCCGGCCCGCACCGCCATCAAGCTCACGCCCGCCAAGGCGCTGAAGGACATCTTCAACAAGAAGGCCAAGAAGTAG
- a CDS encoding PilZ domain-containing protein codes for MSPDAVILNPRASPRVPARCQVRVRQRLWRWSAETADLGPGGCQLVSGRRVAPGRSLRVTLALPALRVEVRTAARVVWSRPSAPGRLGLAFEGTPSHRAWFQALAVADPAVSAAARRTPDRLPLAARVYLGAPPPSALGFTPDELAVLRRVGSGVRVGGLLASLGGAPSERTVGALFGLVTRRLLVLEAAGSPGPEPWRAALAAAEAAAGVPPLARPSTAQRLFDEGMEHLAAGRTALALRRFEEARAHAPADREIAAMAARLARWS; via the coding sequence GTGAGCCCAGACGCCGTCATCCTGAACCCGCGCGCCTCGCCGCGCGTGCCCGCGCGCTGCCAGGTGCGGGTGCGCCAGCGGCTCTGGCGCTGGTCGGCCGAGACCGCCGACCTCGGGCCGGGCGGGTGCCAGCTCGTCTCGGGGCGGCGCGTGGCGCCGGGGCGCTCGCTCCGGGTGACGCTCGCGCTGCCGGCGCTCCGCGTCGAGGTGCGCACCGCCGCGCGGGTGGTGTGGTCCCGCCCGAGCGCGCCGGGGCGCCTCGGGCTCGCGTTCGAGGGCACGCCCTCGCACCGCGCCTGGTTCCAGGCGCTGGCCGTCGCCGACCCGGCCGTCTCGGCCGCGGCCCGGCGCACGCCGGACCGGCTCCCGCTCGCGGCGCGCGTCTACCTCGGCGCGCCGCCGCCGTCGGCGCTGGGCTTCACGCCGGACGAGCTGGCGGTGCTGCGGCGGGTGGGATCCGGGGTCCGGGTGGGCGGCCTGCTCGCGTCGCTGGGCGGCGCGCCCTCGGAGCGGACCGTCGGGGCGCTGTTCGGCCTGGTGACGCGGCGGCTCCTGGTGCTCGAGGCCGCGGGGTCGCCCGGCCCGGAGCCCTGGCGCGCGGCGCTCGCGGCGGCCGAGGCGGCCGCCGGCGTGCCGCCCCTGGCCCGCCCCTCGACCGCGCAGCGGCTGTTCGACGAGGGCATGGAGCACCTCGCGGCCGGGCGGACCGCGCTCGCGCTCCGCCGCTTCGAGGAGGCGCGCGCGCACGCGCCGGCGGACCGCGAGATCGCGGCCATGGCGGCGCGGCTCGCGCGCTGGAGCTGA
- the purF gene encoding amidophosphoribosyltransferase, with translation MGYDAVYDKLKDECGVFGIWAVGQSEEAANFTYLGLHALQHRGQESAGIVSSDGETLHTHRDMGLVADIFDAGVLSTLKGGAAIGHVRYSTTGASHLKNAQPLAVQYAGGPVALAHNGNLVNAEALRAELEAQGSIFTASTDSEVIVHLIARARASGAPGSAEQLVGAVRQALGRVSGAYSILFLTPKVMVGARDPMGFRPLVLGRLKGSWVLASETTALDLIEAEYVREVEPGELVIVDGSGLRSERLFPDERPPARLGRCVFEHIYFARPDTVLFGRSVYAVRHGFGRQLAREHAVNADLVIPVPDSGVPAAIGYAEESGIPFAMGLVRSHYVGRTFIEPQQSIRHFGVKLKLNALKDVLSGKRVVVVDDSVVRGTTSRKIVKMLRSAGAREVHLRISSPPTAWPCYYGIDTPSRQELVASTHSIEEIATYVTADTLGYLSLEGMYASMGEERTGFCDACFTGDYLVQFPKRTAPPPLRLVGQ, from the coding sequence ATGGGGTACGACGCCGTCTACGACAAGCTGAAGGACGAGTGCGGCGTCTTCGGGATCTGGGCGGTGGGCCAGTCCGAAGAGGCCGCCAACTTCACCTACCTCGGCCTGCACGCGCTGCAGCACCGCGGGCAGGAATCCGCGGGGATCGTCTCGAGCGACGGCGAGACGCTCCACACCCACCGCGACATGGGCCTCGTCGCGGACATCTTCGACGCGGGCGTCCTCTCCACCCTCAAGGGCGGGGCCGCCATCGGCCACGTCCGCTACTCGACGACCGGCGCCTCGCACCTCAAGAACGCCCAGCCGCTCGCGGTGCAGTACGCCGGCGGCCCGGTGGCGCTCGCGCACAACGGCAACCTGGTGAACGCCGAGGCGCTGCGCGCGGAGCTGGAGGCGCAGGGGTCGATCTTCACCGCCTCCACCGACTCCGAGGTGATCGTCCACCTCATCGCCCGCGCCCGGGCGTCCGGCGCGCCGGGCTCGGCCGAGCAGCTGGTCGGCGCGGTCCGGCAGGCGCTGGGGCGGGTCTCGGGCGCGTACTCGATCCTGTTCCTCACCCCCAAGGTGATGGTGGGCGCGCGCGACCCGATGGGCTTCCGCCCGCTCGTGCTCGGGCGGCTGAAGGGGAGCTGGGTGCTCGCGAGCGAGACCACCGCGCTCGACCTCATCGAGGCCGAGTACGTGCGCGAGGTCGAGCCGGGCGAGCTCGTCATCGTGGACGGGAGCGGGCTGCGCAGCGAGCGGCTCTTCCCGGACGAGCGCCCGCCGGCGCGGCTCGGGCGCTGCGTGTTCGAGCACATCTACTTCGCGCGGCCGGACACGGTGCTGTTCGGCCGGTCGGTGTACGCGGTCCGCCACGGCTTCGGCCGGCAGCTCGCGCGCGAGCACGCGGTCAACGCCGACCTGGTGATCCCGGTCCCGGACTCCGGCGTCCCCGCCGCCATCGGCTACGCCGAGGAGAGCGGCATCCCGTTCGCGATGGGGCTGGTCCGGTCGCACTACGTCGGCCGCACCTTCATCGAGCCGCAGCAGTCGATCCGCCACTTCGGCGTGAAGCTGAAGCTGAACGCGCTGAAGGACGTGCTGAGCGGCAAGCGGGTGGTGGTGGTGGACGACTCGGTGGTGCGCGGCACCACCAGCCGGAAGATCGTGAAGATGCTGCGGTCGGCGGGGGCGCGCGAGGTGCACCTGCGCATCAGCTCGCCCCCCACCGCCTGGCCCTGCTACTACGGCATCGACACGCCGTCGCGGCAGGAGCTGGTCGCGAGCACGCACTCCATCGAGGAGATCGCGACCTACGTCACCGCCGACACGCTCGGCTACCTCTCGCTCGAGGGCATGTACGCGTCCATGGGCGAGGAGCGGACCGGGTTCTGCGACGCGTGCTTCACCGGCGACTACCTGGTCCAGTTCCCGAAGCGCACCGCGCCGCCGCCGCTCCGGCTGGTCGGCCAGTAG